One Sulfitobacter sp. M39 genomic window, AGCGCAAAGCTGGTCGGGGCTCGAGACCCCGGGGCTGATCCTCATGGGACTGGCGCTGATCGGTGGCGGGGTGGCGACCACGGCCGGAGGGGTCAAGCTGTTGCGGGTCTTTGCGCTGTATCGCAACGGCGTCCGCGAGATGGAACGGCTGGTCCATCCACACTCTGTCTCGGGCGCCGGTCAAGCGGGGCGGCGGCTGCAAAGCAACGGGGCGTTCATCGCCTGGATATTCTTTATGCTGTTCGCGCTGTCGCTTGCGGGGGTGACCCTGCTGCTGACCTTCGTCGGCGCGCCCTTTGCCGATGCGCTGGTGATGTCGGTGGCCACACTGGCGACAACCGGCCCGTTGATGGAGTTTGCCGCCGATGCTCCCATCGCGTTGATCCAGCTGGGCGACGGGGCCAAGATGATCCTATGTGCGGCGATGGTGCTGGGGCGGCTGGAAACTTTGGCGATTATTGCGCTGCTCACCCCTGATCTGTGGCGCGCGTGACACGGGATGCGGCTTTGCGCGCAACAGTTCTGACATTTTGGGGTGGAAACTCTGTGCGCGGGTCTTCATAGTCTTCCGAAGGGGTAAACCGATCCGCGGTTGCCAGCAAGAACAACAGCAAGAATAAGAGCGAGACCAACAATGGCGGCTGACCGACAAAACCTGCAAGACGCATTCCTGAACCATGTGCGCAAGACAAAGGTGCCGGTAACGATTTTCCTGATCAACGGTGTGAAGCTGCAAGGCGTCATCACATGGTTTGA contains:
- the hfq gene encoding RNA chaperone Hfq is translated as MAADRQNLQDAFLNHVRKTKVPVTIFLINGVKLQGVITWFDNFCVLLRRDGQSQLVYKHAISTIMPSTPISLYEGEDAN